The Planctomicrobium piriforme genome includes the window GGATCGGAAGTTCTCACGCTCGATGCCGGCGGCCGCAAAGTCATGCTCGATCGAGCGACATTCAGCGTGGAACCGATTGGCCGGTTCGCACTGGCCAATTCATTTGCCGCACTGTTGATCGTCGGATTGTTTCTGGCCCTGGACGCGGTTGTTCTCTCTGTCCGGCAACGCTCCGGCCGCGTTGCGCTGCTGGCAGCATGCGGCCTCGCCCTGGTGATCTTCCCCTGCCTGTTGCTGACGAAAAGCCGCACAGCGCTCGCAGGGACAGCCATTGTGCTGGTCTGGCAGGCGCTGCGACTTTTTGCACGGAGTGGAACGTGGTCGAGACGCTGGCTCTGGGGACTTGGCGCGGGCGCATTGGCCTTCGCTGTGTTGCTGATCGCGCTGGTTGTGACAGGAGGACTCGATCTGCTGGTCCTCACCGAAGCTCCCAAAAGTCTGCAGTACCGCCTGGAATACTGGCAGGGAACACTGGGAATCATCTCACATCATCCCCTCTTCGGAGTCGGACCCGGCAATTTCCGGCAGCACTATCTGCAGTTCAAGTTGCCAGGTTCGAGTGAAGAGATTCTCGATCCGCACAACTTTCTGCTCGACGCCTGGGCTCAAGGTGGCCTGCTGGCCTTGGCGGGAGTGGGACTACTGACAGGCGCGTGGATCGGGCGCTGCTGCTCAACTCAAGCTTCGGAAATTAACTCATCCCCCCATCCACGATCGTTCACGTTGTTTGCGGGAGGGACTTTGGCATTTGCCATCGTCTACGCCGAAGAATGGCTGCTGGAAGGCTTCAGCGACGGCATCGTCATCACGCTCGCGCTGGGATGGCTGGCCGCTGCATTTGTGCTGGAACGCACGCTGCCGCGCGCTGCCGCAATCAGCCGGATTGCGGCGCTCTCCGCAGGTTCGGCCTTACTGATTCACCTGCTGGGCGCAGGGGGACTGAGTATGCCGGCGATCCTGCAGTTGTGGCTGTTTCTCCTCGTGATGACCGAGCCCGTGGCTGCTCCTGATACTGGTCCAGTACCGAAACCAGCGATTCTCAAAGGCGTGACGCTCGCGCTCTTCGTACTGACGGCCGGTTGCCTTTGGTCGGGCCTGCTGCCGGTGCTGGGCAGCACGCTCCTCCTGGAGCGGGGACGGCATGCGTTTGTCGTTCAAGGGAATATCCGAGCGGCAGAACAGTTTTTCCGGGAAGCCGCCGCGATCGACACGCTCTCCCCAGAACCGCATCACCAGTTAGCCATGTTGACGATGAAGCGGTGGCTGCAGAGTCCGCAGGATTCGGCCCTGTTCGAGGCAGCGGCGGAACACCAACAACAGGCAATTATCCGCGACCCCATGGCCGGGAAACGTCAACTGCTACTGGGAGAACTCTGGCTCGCCCGATTTCAGCACGATCCGCAGCGAGAATACGCAGAGCAGGCCGTGACCGCCTTGGAACGCGGGGTCGAACTCTATCCGGAATTCCCCCAACTCTGGGCACAACTGGCACTCGCACTTCAGGCTGCCGGCCGTCCCACCCATTTGGCAGCCAGGAAGGCACTAGACCTGGACGACCTCAACCGGCGGCAAGGCCACACGGACAAGTGGTTCTCAGACGAACTCCGTAAAAAGATCGAGATCATCTCTGCCCCACCAGAGCCGTCGCTGTGAAGTTTGCATGAATTTCCGCCCCTGCCGCCAGTCCATCTGACTCAGGGGATGGCCCAACTGGTCGGCAAGTCACTTTTCGCAGGCGACAGGGCGTCGTAGAATCGACGGGCCTGTCTGATTTTTGGCATCGAACTGGGGATATGCTGTGAAGCCGCTGCAGATGCTTGCTGTGATTGCCACGCTCATTGCCTGCCTGGCCGTCTTTGCCTGGGGCGTCGGCCAGATGCCGGATGTCGCCAAGTGGACCG containing:
- a CDS encoding O-antigen ligase family protein: MIALFLIRCLVPAEGVEQGQTLWIAAAWLVFATVRVWWMSRHESWHRPAWSWTDTGTALLVGGHCLSALLVVFLANGDRRAALNGCWEWLAVGATWFVLRDMLRTQSVRTGLSRALLVTIAVLSLMGFWQHFVWYPEQATKITDLISLSTRLEQGTPLSPLERKRYDELNAEIGSEVLTLDAGGRKVMLDRATFSVEPIGRFALANSFAALLIVGLFLALDAVVLSVRQRSGRVALLAACGLALVIFPCLLLTKSRTALAGTAIVLVWQALRLFARSGTWSRRWLWGLGAGALAFAVLLIALVVTGGLDLLVLTEAPKSLQYRLEYWQGTLGIISHHPLFGVGPGNFRQHYLQFKLPGSSEEILDPHNFLLDAWAQGGLLALAGVGLLTGAWIGRCCSTQASEINSSPHPRSFTLFAGGTLAFAIVYAEEWLLEGFSDGIVITLALGWLAAAFVLERTLPRAAAISRIAALSAGSALLIHLLGAGGLSMPAILQLWLFLLVMTEPVAAPDTGPVPKPAILKGVTLALFVLTAGCLWSGLLPVLGSTLLLERGRHAFVVQGNIRAAEQFFREAAAIDTLSPEPHHQLAMLTMKRWLQSPQDSALFEAAAEHQQQAIIRDPMAGKRQLLLGELWLARFQHDPQREYAEQAVTALERGVELYPEFPQLWAQLALALQAAGRPTHLAARKALDLDDLNRRQGHTDKWFSDELRKKIEIISAPPEPSL